The following proteins are co-located in the Noviherbaspirillum sp. UKPF54 genome:
- a CDS encoding patatin-like phospholipase family protein, with protein MNAKSTLTVTPRPRVALVLQGGGALGAYQAGVYQAMHEHGLTPDWVVGTSIGAINGAIIAGNERDKRLPRLKEFWDTIAHSDLLDMHQVPDAARRFNTWLTTLDSVARGVPGFYALRWMNPFAAGLVVPPEDASFYDTTALEATLTRLVDLECLNRTSGVRLTVSAIRVTCGRLENFDTAHHPIDIRHVMASGALPPGFPPVRIDGELYWDGGLYSNTPLESVLADEPHVDTICFMVDLWSAEGPEPVSIEQVHTRQKDVLYASRSRRHIDAYLRGHKLRRLVRMLRAKVPDDQLSAEERQELDKVGVDTTMHIVRLAYAGRDWQMASKDLNFSKGSIQWRWDQGYQDASRAIEAAAWRSAAPEGAGVLVHEIGPKGSERRLTA; from the coding sequence ATGAATGCGAAATCGACGTTGACAGTCACACCGCGCCCGCGCGTGGCGCTGGTGCTGCAGGGGGGCGGCGCGCTCGGCGCCTATCAGGCCGGCGTGTACCAGGCCATGCACGAGCACGGGCTGACGCCGGACTGGGTGGTGGGCACCTCGATCGGCGCGATCAACGGCGCCATCATCGCGGGCAACGAACGCGACAAGCGCCTGCCGCGCCTGAAGGAATTCTGGGACACGATCGCGCACAGCGACCTGCTCGACATGCACCAGGTACCGGACGCGGCGCGGCGCTTCAACACCTGGCTGACCACGCTCGACTCGGTGGCGCGCGGCGTGCCGGGCTTCTATGCGCTGCGCTGGATGAATCCGTTCGCCGCCGGCCTGGTGGTGCCGCCGGAAGACGCCAGTTTTTACGACACGACCGCGCTGGAAGCGACGCTCACGCGCCTGGTCGACCTGGAGTGCCTGAACCGGACGAGCGGCGTGCGGCTGACGGTGAGCGCGATCCGCGTCACCTGCGGCCGCCTGGAGAATTTCGACACCGCGCACCACCCGATCGACATCCGGCACGTCATGGCCAGCGGCGCCCTGCCGCCCGGCTTTCCGCCGGTGCGCATCGATGGCGAGCTGTACTGGGACGGCGGCCTGTATTCGAACACGCCGCTGGAATCGGTGCTGGCCGACGAACCGCACGTCGACACGATCTGCTTCATGGTCGACCTGTGGAGCGCGGAAGGGCCGGAGCCGGTCAGCATCGAACAGGTGCACACGCGCCAGAAGGACGTGCTGTACGCGTCGCGGTCGCGGCGGCACATCGACGCCTACCTGCGCGGACACAAGCTGCGGCGGCTGGTACGCATGCTGCGCGCCAAGGTGCCCGACGACCAGTTGAGCGCGGAAGAACGCCAGGAGCTCGACAAGGTCGGCGTCGACACCACCATGCACATCGTGCGCCTGGCCTATGCCGGGCGCGACTGGCAGATGGCGTCGAAAGACTTGAATTTCTCGAAGGGCTCGATCCAGTGGCGCTGGGACCAGGGCTACCAGGACGCCAGCCGCGCCATCGAGGCCGCAGCCTGGCGCAGCGCCGCCCCCGAAGGCGCGGGCGTGCTGGTGCACGAAATCGGCCCGAAGGGCAGCGAACGACGGCTGACCGCGTAG
- a CDS encoding septal ring lytic transglycosylase RlpA family protein, with the protein MRNILPLALLCSCCIAANALAAEAPQPQKQQAKKAATPATDRSGKTRKGKASYYSHKLAGKKMADGTPMNPDANIAASKTLPLGTKAKVTNLENGKSAHVEIRDRGPYVDGRIVDVSPKVARQLDMDEQGVAPVEVKPTELPPKQE; encoded by the coding sequence ATGCGAAACATCCTCCCGCTGGCGCTGCTGTGTTCCTGCTGCATCGCTGCAAACGCCCTCGCCGCCGAAGCGCCGCAACCCCAGAAGCAGCAAGCGAAAAAGGCCGCCACACCAGCCACCGACCGCTCGGGCAAGACGCGCAAGGGCAAGGCTTCCTATTACAGTCACAAGCTTGCCGGCAAGAAGATGGCGGACGGCACGCCGATGAATCCGGATGCCAACATCGCCGCCAGCAAAACTTTGCCATTAGGAACCAAGGCCAAGGTCACCAACCTGGAAAACGGCAAAAGCGCCCACGTCGAAATCAGGGACCGAGGCCCCTACGTGGATGGCCGCATCGTCGACGTCTCTCCCAAGGTAGCCAGGCAGCTCGACATGGATGAACAAGGCGTGGCGCCGGTCGAGGTCAAGCCGACCGAATTGCCGCCGAAGCAGGAATAG